From the genome of Homalodisca vitripennis isolate AUS2020 unplaced genomic scaffold, UT_GWSS_2.1 ScUCBcl_2662;HRSCAF=7647, whole genome shotgun sequence:
TAGGTCCCTCCCCAGCATGTAATGCCATAAGAAAAGCCTAGAGCCAACGAGAGCATGGTAAACCCCAACCAACACTTCAACACTCCTACACATCTGCTGAAGTAAATACATGCTCCTTAGACTAAGATACaactcttttttcaattttttttatatgttctttCCAGGTTAAACTGCTATCAATAACCAAACccaagtattttatacttttaacttgttCTAATTGTAAGCAATTACAATCATTACAACGTAAATGAAAACATCTGAAATCATGAAATTTCAATggtatgttaaaagttaaaacatttttcagactaaatattataaatttggttttttcactAAGAATCATGAAATTTTCATCAAACCACacccttaaataatataaatctccTGACATATCACTATGCAAAGCCTCAAGGTCAaagctatcataaataaaagCAGCATCATCCGCAAAAGCAACGAGTCTGCCCTTAAAGCGTCCATCGCACAACtcattaatgtacattaaaaaaatgataggCCCCAGgactgagccctgaggcactccaaaATCAAAAGAACCTGCATCACTTAGGGTATTGCCAATTCGAACCCTTTGCTCCCTCTCAGAAAGATAGCTGGAAAAACCAGTCATGTGATAATCCCCTAATACCCGCTATCCACAGCTTctccaacaatattttatgattaatggtATCGAAAGCTTTTGTTATGTCAACGAATAATgcagaaacttttttattattgttaattgagcTATAAACAGCCTCCATAAAATGAAGTAAGGCATCCTCAGTAGACATGCCTTCTCGGAAACCAAACGGGTTGTTActgaaaaagttatgtttatttaaaaagtcaactaAACGCCTTTTGACTATCTTCTCAAGTACTTTAGCAAATACTGACAGCAGGGATATTGGGCGGAAACAATTGGGCTGTGTAaaatccccctttttaaaaattggtgtcaCAATTGCGTTTTTTTTAAGCAAAGTGGAACTCCCCAGttgacaaactaaaattatacaggtattctagaacatttacaatattaggtGCTATACATTTAAGAACTGTAGAGCCTATCATATCAAAACCTGGTGCTTTATTGTTCTTCAAGCTCGCAATTATTTGTAGGATCTCTACAGTAGATGTTGGACACATAAAAAATGATTCTAAGGTAATCCTTTGAATGAATGTGTTGTTATAATCAGTGACTAGATCAAGATAATCATTATTTACttgtgtttgtaatttatgtgtaacACTTAAAAATGATGATTAAATTCATTAGCTATTTGAAAACTATCAGTGACCATAGATACCATTCactcaaaaaatttcatttatatcccTTCTATTTTGTCGCTCTCCAATCAAACTATTCACTACTTTCCATTGAGATTTCATATCATTTGAGGTATTGTTTAAACTGAGATCTATAGTAAAATTCTTTTGCAGCTCTTAAGTCTAAGTTTAGTcggtttctaaaattaatataataacttcttaatttatcattattcggATGGTTCATTAGCAATCTGTAGatttttttcctcttttgtaaCCTTATCAGTAATCCGTCAGTAGCCCAAGgttttagtttagatatttttttatttaatatccttTGGGACTTTTAAGCTTCTAattttgattctaaaatatttaagaaaaattgaaacGCATCTGACACATTATTCTTAGTAAAAACATCAGCCCAATCCACTGTACTGAGTTCCACCACAAGCCTATccatgtttattttactgtagcATTCTGCAACCTTTCTTGAAACAGActtgataaaattaatagaaaaaacaaCTGTTTGAGTGATCCGTGATGTCATAGTGAAAAACTTTagctttatattcaaaattaatggaGCTATTATTCAAGAACCGTACAAAAACATGGTCCAAACAAGTAGCCGAATTTCCACTTATGCGAGTAGGCtcattaattaaactaatcaTACCCTTGCTAgctaaaaggtttaaataattatcaatatctaCGGTCTGACacaaaatgtttgcaattaataTCCCCAGCATAAACAATATTACGACCATTCAAGTATGTTAAAATAGTatctaaatcattaataaattcaaattgtgATTTACTATGAAAGCGATAGACAGCTAGTACGGTGAATCCTTCCCGGTCATTGACCCTGACGTCCAGCTGTAGAATGTCAGCTGACTGAACAGCTATCTCTCTCACTCCACTGCACTGATAACAGTCTCgaaaaaaaattactgtaccCCCTGCCCTGTACTCCTCATTACACTTTGCAAAAGCGTTGTAACCTTCTATTTTGTATAGATTTAATTCAACTTTACTAATCCACGTTTCtgttaaaataatcatatcaGGGAATAGGCTAGCTGACTCCAGGTCgcttaaaaagatattaaagttttgCCTCATACTTCTAATGTTTTGATTAACTATGGTAAACATGCTATTATcggtatataaaaattttaaaataaacaaaaaaaccttaaGCCACTTGTTTTGGAGcctcagtatattaaaaaaacaagctttttaaacaggaataaaaatataaaggccTTACCCACTACACAGTAAGCAGAATATATAGGCCCacttttgttaattaatacagaaaacaaaacattcaaaCAGTATTCATCCCTCATATAATCCAGAATAAACCTAAAACCTACATCTTTACCAGACTTATATAAGATAATACATGTGAAAAAAATAAGTTAACTTACAATACAACAGAGAAAACAAAACTAAGCTCACAGTTTGGCTAGATCTGCTTGAGAAGTTATCACTTTCACAGGAGCTTTTTCGGCCTTTCTCATAAGGATCTTGCCTCCCCGTATCCATAAGTATGTGTATTGTTTTTCTCCTTTCACAACTCTAGCTGCATTCAGAAGTCGGCGCCTTCCGGGACATAGGCTTTCATTTATGTAGATAGGCTGAGCAGGGCTTGCTGTTAGGCCTATGTGGTGAGTAGAAAAATTCCTCTTCACAAGTCTTCGTTGCAGCAGAGATTCAGCGTCTATACGTCGAGTCATCTTAACTATTATTCCGGGAGGTTTGTCAGTTCCATCCCTACTTCGTAACCTGTGGCAAGCACTAACCATAGAATTTTCAATGGTTAGATCTAATGCCTTCCCCACCGACTTGATTACTTCCAACACTTGTTCGACTTTTTCAACTGGCACAACACCATGTATTTCGATAGTGTCCCTTCTCGAATATTGTTCACTGTCCTCTATACAGCTTTCGAGCATAGACACTCTGTTCTTTAGTTCTCTATTTTTCAGCAGTTAGTTTGTTTACGAGCTCTAGCAAAGCCGCCATTTCTTCATTCTGTTTACTGACTAAACTTTTAGTTTCCTTTATTTCCTCAAAGGCAGTGTTGATTGACTTACCTAGGTTAGTTTTAAATCCCCTTTAAGTCCTTTCTGAGGTCAGTCACAAGACTGTAGATATCGTCATACGTTATTGACGATCCGGATCTAGACTCAATAGCCATACTCTTACGACGCTCCTTCGAGCAGGGAGAGCACCGCCAGATAGATTGGTTAtcttcataatatttaatgtctTCAGGAGTCATATCAACACACTTGCCATGAAAAGGCTTTTTACATTCAACACAGTCCACTTTAACAGAGTTCTTGCCAGTCTTAGATATGGGCTTCAAACACTTAGCACAATTTGCCATGATGTAGGCAAATATTAGACTTAGGCTagcagaaattgaaaataaacaagcAACAATAGATAAATAGGTCACATATAAAGTATACTTCACAACCGAAATAACGAGTTTTGAGCTCAAAACATCGCACATAACACAATGACTTGTaacttttgaggttatgttagcGAGCACTGCTACACACGTCTGTCTGCTGCCGTGACTGACACATGACTGAAGTATAGAGGctcactaaaaaatatattatttcaaagtagAATTAAGGTATTGGAGAGCTTATTACTTATTAGTCAGCGtatcaggtaacaaaggcacattgtgcGGGAATCCTATTCCCTGTTTTATTATCATACGCTAACTCGTAGTAATGAATTCATTACGAAGCCTTAAAACAAAGGAAGCTCATAAATGAGTATATCATCTCAAATTATGACTTATCGCAATCTATTTAAAGTATCACGTGTTGTAATAGCGTTATCTAACGTCCCTAATCGTTAGTAAATTAAAGTACAATTAAGTAATGAACCACCTAGTAgatgttattattgtattgtttttaatctaCGAAATAATAGAACAAGGCAGTTTATCATGGAAACGCGTGACGCGTACACAAACCTCAGATAAGCGTAatagaaaagaatatatattgaacATCCTAGGAATTCAACATCCTAGGATTTAAGTGGAATGCATAATATTGCGATAGAAGAATTTATATAATATCTCTTTTATAGTATAGTTCAGTATACAACCAAAGAATATAATTCTTACACATTATAGCGTTTGGTTCAAATCCTTGGAAACAGTCGGGTCATACAATTATTCAGCCTTTAAAAGCCCTTTGATCTTTGCTATGAGAAATACAATCAACTCGGAGTCACGTAGTTCCTCTTGGATCATTCATGAACGgttaattttttatctgaaataaattaagttctcgtagaaatgaagtttcatgaaacatttaaaatccaaatacGAATACTTTAtcgaaatattttacaacattatatacTTAGTTTTTGAATTATGTTTAGTTTCATACCATCAACAAGTAATAAAACACCCTATACAATGGTGTTGTATGCATTGGGACAGTTAGGTTACATATACGTCATACGTTGGAATCATTTATGATTGTATTGAAATtgatttacaaatgtatttattatactattttatcgttaatatcatggttacctataagacgtGCTTACTGTACTTGACAATACGAATTTTCttgtagtatattttacaaatatttcgaaCAGTGTGAGCTGTGAACCAATGTAAAACGTATTCACTATCGCTCAGTTCAATCCCATGCAGTGACATGTACTATTATAGAACTTAATTTTTCCTTACGTTGAAATTGAGCTTCATGTTCAACATCAAGTCTATATTTCAGTTTGTTGTGGTAGTGTAAACAGGCAGACAGAAAAAACATCTCTCCAGCCCTTCACGTGATTTATGTAAGTCTATCCAACCACTGACAACAATCGTTACGGGCAGAAACTGGATGGTGGCAAAACTGAAAATAGGAATGGCCTAATTAGCCCAGTAACCACTAAATAATCTGCTgttcttaatatttgttttttttttctcttatagtttgttttgtatgctgtgtaatagatataaaaaatatgttttaaatgccTATTAATGCTTTATTCTTAGAATatgcataaaaacattttatttcaattagatGAGTTTAGATGATTACAAAGATGAGTTACATACATCGAAAAAAGTATTACTTCATATCTTTGTAGCACCTAAAGCCCGTACAcgatactttattatttttacgttcTTTACCAGATTCTttacacttaataataaattgtcaGCTGTATACGGCCGATGACATTGAAGTATAAACAAAAGAAGTCTCTTACAAACAAAGAaagttattattctaataaaaaatatgtgttctaATAAAACACATTCATCAGTGCCTAATCGTTATCCATAACCTTTTCCTGTTAATACAGATCACACCGGGTTTTCCtgtaagtttgaaataaaatataaagtctgGGAAAGTGGTCTGCCATAGTTGGTAAACCTGTAGAGACTGAAAATTGGATGTGACGACTTCTTTAGTCTTCTCCAATCACATGTCAAAACCTCATTATTGCTTTTTTTCTCTTTAACATCTCTGACATCAAAGAGACATGTATAATGAGGAAATAAAAATGCAAAGTGTATTAGTAGGTTCTTTTATAATGCAATTAAATCCTTATTCATAATTTGCTATAGGAATGTTTAAACATTAGTGGCTATCATGTTTAgtcaatattgtttttgtggtTTTACTTACATAAATGTAACCTA
Proteins encoded in this window:
- the LOC124372160 gene encoding uncharacterized protein LOC124372160, which gives rise to MLESCIEDSEQYSRRDTIEIHGVVPVEKVEQVLEVIKSVGKALDLTIENSMVSACHRLRSRDGTDKPPGIIVKMTRRIDAESLLQRRLVKRNFSTHHIGLTASPAQPIYINESLCPGRRRLLNAARVVKGEKQYTYLWIRGGKILMRKAEKAPVKVITSQADLAKL